The region TGACCTATGACACTAAcgttgaccactacaccacggaggcccgcttgtgtgtgtgtgtgtgtgtgtgtcataacctacatgtaattacctattggtgttgtacagggaaggagtttgaCACCCGTTGGGCCTCATCCCTATAATATTCTCCACTATCAAACGACTTCTTAGTTTCATGTATGCTACCTCCATTAACAATGTCCTTAATCGTTCGTTCCATCCACTCACCCCTATTTTACTATAGAAGTACTtcattacatcttttctaacaaggaTGTCGTTTAGAATAGCAGAAGAGAAAGGGAatttctgtggtggtgttgggatttgaaacatttatcgtgtttcatgttccccgtggactcataggaataccccagacgcttcacataccctgattcaatccattgacagcacgtcgaccccggtataccacatcgatccaattcactctattccttgcccgcctttcaccctcctgcatgttcaggccccgatcactcaaaatctttttcactccatctttccacctccaatttggtctcccacttctcctcgttccctccacctccgtcacataaatcctcttggtcaatctttcctccctcattctctccatgtgcccaaaccatttcaaaacaccctcttctgctctctcaaccacgctcttcttatttccacacatctctcttaccgttacattacttactcgatcaaatcacctcacaccacatattgtcctcaaacatctcatttccagcacatccaccctcctgcgcacaactctatccatagcccacgcctcgcaaccatacaacattgttggaaccactattccttcaaacatagccatttttgctgtatatatatatatatatatatatatatatatatatatatatatatatatatatatatatatatatatatatatgaaactataGACATAATTCTCCTGATTGCTTACGTCCATGCAGGATTCGAAATCTGGTGCCAACGGTGACTTAAAGACCTGCTCAAACATACCTTATCTGTCTATTCTTCGACAAGATACATAACCTGAAAACACGTACCTGCAATTGCTAAATACAGACCTTATCAACTGCCATTTCCCCTTTCTTAAAAGAGCACGAAGTGATGATAGACGATTATTCgaagggtgggggggaaaaaaaacgcttTTATGCACTCAGTGTAACGTTTATACTATCACGAACTGTGGACTATGAGGCAAGAGTCGGCTGATAAGATATAACGCTGCTATTTAAACGGAAGACGGGGCAATAGACTCCACTGCAAGATCGTCGACCCtaagaagaagagaatgttaaAGTCCCTCCTGTTGCTGGTGGCTCTCGTGAGTGGCAGCCGATGTTCTCCTGCCAGCGACAACTCGCCCAAGGAGCACCGCTCCAACTGGCCCTGCCCTGTTGATGTTGAGATCAGGCCATGTGTGTGCACCACAGATGCTGATTTCAACCTGTACATGGATTGCTCTGACGTGACAAGTGTAGATCAGCTCGCCACAGTCTTCTCACAAGATCTTCCATTCCCAGATTTTAGAACCCTCACAATAATCCCGGCGTCTCCTTTCTCTCCGCTAGACGCCCTACCAGCTGGTGTGTTTGGTATAGCCACATTCCAACATGTCGTCATCTCTGGCACATACATAAGCACTGTTGAGGAGGAGACGTTTGTGAATTCCCATGAAACTTTACTGTCTCTTGATTTAAGCAAcaatcaactctcttctttccccTTCGAGACTATTCCACTCTTCACACATCTGTGGAAATTCACATTGGCGAATAACTACCTGATAGATCTGGCTGGCGAGTTCCCAGACATCGTGTCAAATTCTATAAGGACACTTAGTCTAGCTGGAAACAGAGGCCTGACCTTAACTGAGACAACATTCAGTCAATTGAAGATCCTGGAAGAGCTGTATTTGCAGGATATGGGAATGTCAACTATCCCCTCCAACGTGTTCAGTCAACTGAACCACGTTCATACACTCGACCTGAGCTCTAATGACTTCAGTGGAGAACTGATCGAGAATTTCATCAACCCTCCAGTCCATACCCTAAGGACGATTAACCTCAGAAATAACAAAATCAGGGGTATTCATCCTACGGCGATAACAGGTAAGTCATATTACCAAATATTGTTGTAAAGATATTACTAAATATTACCAAATATTGTCGTAAAAAAGGAAGAGTCATCATAGATTTTGCAAAATTCAGCTCAAACAAAAGATATATGAGAGTAATTCTGGTACAATGAAAAGATAATGACAGTTTTGGATGATATATACCGtcacaaataaacaaaaacataaaagtgCAAATGTTAACATGAAAACCTCTAatcctccttgtttcctccacctctgacacatgtttcctctttgtcaatctttccttactcattctctccatatgtccaaaccatttcaacccactcttttctgctctctcaaccacacgctttttatttccacacatctctctcaccctttcattacttaatcaaaccaccttacaccacatattgttctcaaacatttcatttccatcacatccacacctcctccggacaaccctatctatagcctatggctctcaaccataaaacattgttggaactactattccttcaaacatgtccatttttgctctcagagataacgttctctccttccacacattcttcatcgttcccagacccttcgccccctcccccaccttgtgattcacttccgcttccaaagttccattcgctgctaagtacattcccaaatatctaaaacacttcacttcctccattttttcatcccagttaatttgtccctcaaccctactgaacatgataaccttgctcttattcacatttactctcaactttcttctttcgcatacttttccaaactcaatcaccaacttctgcagtttcacacttgaatcagccaccagagctgtatcatctgcgaacaagaactgacccacttcccaggccctactcatctccaacagactgcaatctcgctcctctctccataactcttgcatttacctccctaaccaccccatccacaaacaaagtaaacaaccgtacggacattacacacccctgccgctgaccaacattcactaagaaccaatcactctcgtctcttcctactcgtacacatgccttacatcattggtaaaaacttttcactgcttctagcaacttacttcccacaccatatagtcttaagaccttccacaaagcatttctatcaaccctttcatatgccctctccagcttcataaatactacatacaaatccatccgttttttaagtgtttctcacacacattcttcaaagcaaaaacctgatccacacatcctctactacttctgaaaccacacagcccTTCCCCAggttgatgctctgtacatgccttcaccctctcagtcgatgccagagatacaagaaagaaatataaatcagttgatatacaacgaagagacgccatttggtaaacaagtggttgtccaagacacacaacgagcgtatcacaaacacattatgtggacaagaaggggaattgtttacaaattttatcaacagtaaagctatccagtttgtatagaccttcactaatattaaggttataattctttctgtattcaataacagaatattcaatgctatttctcgtggtactagagttagagttaataattgagatggcattactccagtcaatacaatggtcatagtttttaacgtgattaaacaagacatttgattcttgtcccgttcttatacttttTTGATGTcgcctaagtctaacagaaagatccttaccagtctgcccaacataaaacttatctcaatttctacatggcactttatagaggTATCCAGgagaaatttctggtgagtttctgattaagatattctttatagtattattattgctggaggcaacatttacattaaaggatttaagcaacatgggaagtaaagtaaaatcatcagtaaaagggagaactaaaagattctttgtgtcaataggaggtttggattcaactctataaaatgatttctttgctaacttaagggatttatcaatgaaagatctagggtactttaacttagatccaatagaatatatcttctcatactcatcatcaataaactctggactgcaaatacgtaatgccctaaggaacatagactgaaatgatgataatttaagtctgtcatgttgagatgagtaatgatggatatatgagcctacgttggtaggttttctgtatatgctaaacttgaatttgtttccttgcctatggattatgcaatctaaaaatggtaacataccattattgtcattttctacagtaaatttgatggaaggtactaaattgttaagtaaggggagaaatgtttgtaaatcttTATTTGTGggccaaacgcaaagaacatcatttacatacctaagccaaattgcattaaaaggtagaatgtcctttagtaatttttttcaaagaattccacataaagattacttagtacaggtgaaagagggttacccattgccataccaaatttttgagcataatattctccattgaattgaaatacatagtcttttattcacaattttatcagttcagtgaaaacaaactttaaaacaggcaaatgaatatcatccaaaacatcaaatgaatatatatatatatatatatatatatatatatatatatatatatatatatatatatatatatatatatatatatatatatatatatatatatatatatatatatatatatgtatatatatatatagatagatagatagatagatagatagatagatagatagatagatagatagatagatagatagctatacatatctgtgtgtgtacttGCCTTTTGCCCTTTGCAGAGGAAGTTCTGTTTTACGTGTCTGTGAGTTTGTGCATATGTGAGGACATGCAAACTTTCGCAATGCACACTTTCTTCACCTATCACAACCTATGGCCAACAGAAATAatagtgtaaaaaaagaaaacagaaatctaGCTGACTTACTAACAATCTTTGTGTGACTGATTATGACGCTAGGTGAGAGAATGACACTAGGATCCAATCCTTGTATGTTCTCAACGTGACGCCATATTCCCCACAGGTGTGGATAGGAATGCTGTCATCGATTTCAGAAACAACCTAATTCTCGAGTTGAACAAGAACAAGTGGAAACCTCTCTTGGATAGCATTATTTCGGACGATTCCATTGACCTCAGAGGTAAGAAAATCCATGATTCAGTATCAGAATCGTAGAACATTAATGATACCATTTATCTCACTATAAAGTTAATGTTTCGTAGACTGATTCTATAAATGCCACAATTAAAAAACACAACTCAAGGCAAAGTTACAGTTCTGAACACGGTAGAAGCagcatctggggaaaaaaaaaaaagaggtaacatTTCTAGTGTGCCAAAATACATTTGCGCTTCATCTTCAAGCTCGAATAAGAAAGAGGCTATCTCGGTCGATGCGAGATGTCTCTTGTGGAAGGGAAAAATGACTGCACATGTGAGGAGAGTTTTTCCGAAGTGGATTGAGGTTGCTAATCGAGCATTGGAAAGTTCCAGTCTGGGACATCTGCCCTTCCCAAACAGTGCAAAAGACTTCCCAGAATCATTCCTAATCTTATATACTTTTTGCTTATGATTGAGGAAGTAAAAAGAGAGGATGAATGGGTTAATCACTTGGGGGCAGGGTGGGACGAAACTAGACAAACTCTAACGTTGATCGGGTACGTACTTGCTTCCATTCACCACAAGAAAAGCAATAGACAgtgactctttttttctttcataaatggTAATTCTACAACATTCTGTCTCCTTGCAACAGACAACCATGAGCTGCTCTGCGGTTGTGATGTGTACTGGTTGGTGGCCTACCAGGATGAGATGGCCAAAATCCACGACGACACCATTTGCGCCAGCGGGGCCAGGCTGAAAGATCTACCCTTGAGTTTCTTCCAGCAACATTGCCCAGGCGGTCCAGTACGCTGGTAGACGAGTTGATTGGCCAAGTCCCCAATGGCTGGGCCAGCATATGGCAAATGACGattgtaaattttttttgtgtttacgGTACTGTTCAACAACTGAATCTTCAAATACCATTACCATTGTTATTACATTTCACATTCAATGTATGCAGTTAATAGCTTAGCCCTATTTACTGAAAGTATATATATCACCTTTGATTATCATCCTAACTGCCGATGTTCAACGGTTATCATGCTAGGACTCCTACAAGTCCCAAGCGAAGGACTTTCATACTTACAGCCCCGGAAACTCTTGGCTCTAACTTCCATTCTGTGATAAGACTCAAAACTTTGTCCATAAGctaatgaagaaggaaaaaaaacaaagtagCAAGAAACTACGAAGCTGACACAGGATACTcacacgaagagaaaaaaaaatggatgaagaaaCTGCTAAGTTGACAGAGGTCCTCACACTGTACATTATCCAAGttttgaggaaagatttacacTGACGTCAATGATTCCCCCTCTACACACAtcatctcactttccctcccacctGCACTCCATTTCCTCGTTCTTTTCATCACACCGATAATATTGCCTCTCTTAATCTGCATTTCCTACGCATCCTGGAACGGGCATGTAGTTAGTAACCTGCTTCAATTCACTGATGCAAAaacgcaatcttttttttttgcatatatctcTTTCTGATTTTCATTCGTTTCCCAGCTTTGAATCACAAAGTACCTCGGTGGAACTTTGTAATGTTACAAACGTGTGAAGTACAATCACACCCTCCGTTCTGTCCTGGAAAACCCCACATAGAGaagggtacaaaaaaaaaaatctgctttctAAAAGCTGCGTTTCTTGTGCAAATGCCGAAATTAATTTTCTATTGAGGAGCAGTCCACAGTGTGCGAAATTTTCATTCACCTCAGCATAAAACACACGTATATCTGGTGTgggttcctcctcccctgctctGCTACCTATGGTCAAATACTTCCACCTTATCAGTTCTTCTTGTGTCGCGTAGattcttcaaccatccctctcaATGTGCCATCATGTTCTTgccctctccctgttctacaggtattgttTCCACCACTTCTTTAAAGGTCTGGCTGTGCATGTTCAAACTAATAAGGCCTGGAGTCACGAGACACGGAtacctgctgcttcctatagtttctgtgtggacatCAATCATATGAGGACTGACTATTAAGATACCTATTTCTTTCCTCGTACCGAGATACTAAGAAATCTTCCTTCTTTAGTCTTCTCCTCTTCTTATAACACTTTCCAGTCTAATGATCATGTATTTAGACAGCAAAGAAAAGGTtttatctaaatcccctttggcggcgccaaacgcCATTGCaagggaatagcggcatctaaagggaaagagacagattgaaagtttacttaaaagaccctttgggggtgccaaagtccaatagagtggcaatCAATTGATTTTACATCCTGTTTCTCCAATATATTTACAGCCTTTCACCCAGGATGGCCTCAACTTGGGCATGCTGTTGGCCCCATACCATGTTGGCTACTTTTCGTTTCAGTCATTTCATAACTGGAGGGCAATCCAAAACCTTCCCACCAGGGAATCATACAATCGACCATGCACAGCGATTGGGGGAGATACCCTTACTGTCCTTCTGGTCATGCATTAGTCTACCATGAGAGCTGCCACGTCACTTTCCACCTTACATAGGGGGAGCGACAAACCTGATTGGTCGCGAAAGTACCTCTCGGGTCTCCACAGAGCCTGCGACATCACCATCCTACTCACAGAGCCACTACGTTGTTGTATTTCCCACACGATTTATgaaatcaccttttttttctttctttcttttttctacctGTCACATCATCGTATAGGTCAAGGCCACGAAAAACGTCTGCCACGTCTTCCTCAAATCATCGTAGTAATCTTAACTCATAGTGTTAATCACTGGGTCACTTGAGTGTCTAATAGGACCACATATCAGTCATTGCAGAGCCCAGAGATCAACATGCTCTCCAAATGGTCACCAAAATATCTATCCAGGCTGCTAATTGCAGGCTAGTGTTACCTAATTGGCGACTAGAGTATTCATCAGGTTACTGAATTAATCAcattacacacatcatcatcttgcTATCCAGCTGCTCGATaatgtaccctccacctcccttgAAGTAGTCAGTGAATCATGACACTCAAAGACACGTCAGTGTGTTACCCAGATCGCCCAAGATGTCTCAGCCAAGTCTTAGAAGTAGTCACCATCTCACCATGCCAGGGTATCCTATCACAACACAACCCAAACAAGTCACTGCAATACCTACCAGCTTCGCCAGTGAGCCATCAGGTCACAGAGATACCTGCTATGACCCAGACCTCATCCAACAGTTCGAAGAGGAGCTCTACGCCCTTTCCGGCAGAGTCATCTCCTGCTAGCGTGAGGTTCCTCATTCTTTAGTTGTAACTCAATGACGTTGTGTCTACTGGGGGGGCTTACACAAGGACTGATAATCATCCCAACTAGCGAATTTCATAGGAAATATATCacaaaaaagaattatgaaagagaTTGAAATCTTATTGATCAAAGTGAACGTCGGTATAAAGTGTGCGTTGTTGAAAATAGGTAAAGACGGCCTAAAATCCGTATTTCCAGCTGAAAACACAGTGCCTGTTCCAGTGCCAATCCCACTGCAatgcactgacacacacacacacatacgagacaTCCTATTACCATCCAACAGAACAATAGGATAGGATACAACAGGACCTGATGAGTTGTCTCCAAGAGTAATGAGAGATGCTGAACATGTTACTGGTGAGCAATTGAATAATCCTTTTCAGCTTGTCATTTGCTACGGACGAAACTCCAGAGAGGATTGGAAGTTTGCTGAtatgaaggggggctaatggggaggtgataacaagtagtggtgatgtgagaaggagatggagtgagtattatgaaggtttgttgaatgtgtttgacgatagagtggcagatatcaaaagaataagaaaaaaaggtaagTAATACATGCACAGAAAATGTCGTCCATTTAGCTTGCTGTCTGTTCTTGGTAAACTTCAGGAAATCATCAACGGAAGAGATGACTGTTAAGCATCTATAGATTAATCACGATCTTAGTTCAACGATTCCCAGCATGGTTTTCGAATACACCATTTATTTTCGTTAAAGTCCCGCATTAGACATTACTGAGGCAGGTTAAGTCGCATGGTGCCGGTAGGGTCTGTGTACATTGATGGTCAGAAAAGTGattgactggccataaacaaatAAAGAGTTTGTGATTAACAGTGCAAACTTCATTGAAGCTAAACGTAACAAGCGACGTATATTAGGGATCAGTGTCGAGAGCAATTCTCTTTCTCGTACATATAAAAGACATTGATAATTGGCTGTGTCTGAAGATACCAAAGTCTTCGGGTCATTTCAGCACTTTTAAGTCCTGAAGGTACCAGACAAGTCGTCATGCACAGCAGAGGTAAGCAGGAACACTTGCAAAGCTATACTTCAGTAATCCTGAAGTTTTTCAGTCACACGTCACTTAAATGAATTATCCATTGGGTCAACTTTGTACACAAGGGGCATGATGGGTCATTACTCTACATCTCCGAGGTCAACAGCTCCACCCACCACTCTTGGACGTATCACTAGGTCACAAAAAGAAGTCATTGGGGTCAGGCTGGCGTCTGCACGTCCCTGAGAAATAACAGCCAAATGCAACAGGTGTGCGTGGTTCCCTGGTTGACGAGAGAGTAATAACAAACGTGTGAGAATCACCctccttgcatctctctctctctctctctctctctctctctctctctctctctctctctctctctctctctctctctctctctctctctctctctctctctctctctctctctctctctctctctctctctctctctctctctccctcatgcccCAAGATGCCACTCTTGCACTGTCAGGATCATCCTTACCACACGATATCTGTGTCGTACTCAATATCTCTTCCCACCGGCtcacatttttatttttccagatGGTGTATCTTATCCACGTCTCGCTTTGTTTTATAGTGATTGAGATAGCATGGGCCAATCCATGTCCCAGGCAAGGCTATCTCGGGTGAAAGCAaaatgagaagagaagaaaaaatacgtGGAAATCAATCAAGGCTCCGCCCTGCGCATACTGGGTGAAGGTAAAAAGGTAGAAAGATTATGAAGAAGGGAGCATAGAGCGAGGGAGAGCCTCCCTACTACCTTACTTTGGTTTTCCCTGAaagcttcgtatgccctggttcagcctaccgACAGCACGTTACCCCAAGTATATCACATCTCTCCAATTTGCTCTGTCcgatgcacgcctcacaccctcctggatGATGAGGCTCCGAGCCATCGaggcaccacatcgttccaatttgctctattccgtgtacgcctctcaccctcctgtatgttcattccCCGGTCGCTcaccatctttttcactccatccttccatcttcaatttcttctcacggttctccttgtcccctccactcctgacacatatctcctctttgttaacctttcgtCACACATTCTCTCCTTATGACCAAACTACTTTCAACATACGTTTTTCTCCTCTTGCAACCTCACTCTTTACATCTCCACGCATCTCTATTGCTCTTTCatcacttcctcgatcaaaccacctaacacaacgtattgtcctcaaacatttcatttccaacacatccaccctcttccaaatAAACCTCTCTATAGcacatgcctagcaaccatataacattgttggaactactattcctttaaacatgtccatttttgccctccgaaataacagtctctctttccacacagtttttcatcgctcccagaacaacacccccttcctcaccctgtgacacttcaGCTTCTAAATCTGATTTCCACAGTGACTCAAGAACGCTTTATATACTTCATTTGTCTGTTAAATGACAAGACATATAAGTGCTTACCTCCACTTGCTACGTACAGTCCTTAACAACTTCCAGTTTTCCTAGATTATTAGTGAACAAAGCAATGATAAATTACAAGAAAGAAAAGCCACTTTTATGCACTCAATATAACGTCAATACTATCATGAGCTGTGGACTCGATTAGTAGAAAAGGTCTGCTGATAAGATACAACTCCTTTACTTAAAGCGAAGGCGAGACAACAGACTCCACTGCACGATCGTCGACCCtaagaagaagagaatgttaaAGTCCCTCCTGTTGCTGGTGGCTCTCGTGAGTGGCAGCCGATGTTCTCCTGCCAGCGACAACTCGCCCAAGGAGCACCGCTCCAACTGGCCCTGCCCTGTTGATGTTGAGATCAGGCCATGTGTGTGCACCACAGATGCTGATTTCAACCTGTACATGGATTGCTCTGAAGTGACAAGTGCAGACCAGCTCGCCACAGTCTTCTCACAAGATTTTCCATTCCCAGATTTTCAGATCCTCACTATAATCCAGTTGTCTCCTTTCTCTCCGCTGGACGCCCTACCAGCTGGTGTGTTTGGTATAGCCACATTCCAACATGTCGTCATCTCTGGCACATACATAAGCACTGTTGAGGAGGAGACGTTTTCAAATTCCCACGAAACTTTACTGACTCTTGATTTAAGCAAcaatcaactctcttctttccccTTCGAGAGTATTCCACTCTTCACACATCTGTGGAAATTCACATTGGCGAATAACTACCTGATAGACTTCCCAAACATCGTGTCAGATTCTATAAGGTCCCTTAGTCTAGCTCAGAACACAGGCCTGTccttaactgagacggcattcaATCAAGTTAGGTTGCTGGAGGAGCTGTATCTGGAAGAGATGCAACTAGGTAGTGTCCCACCGAACATGCTCTCTCATCTGAACCACATCCATACAGTCGAGTTGTCCTACAATGGACTCACCGGGGAACTGATCGAGAACCTCATCAATCCTCCAGTCCGATCGCTCAGGAAACTTCACCTCCACAATAACCAGATACGTGGTATTCATCCGCTGGCTATAGTAGGTAAGTTATACCTCCAGAGTTTATAATGATAGAATGACTTCGTTTACTTTGTGCATTCAAGGCAGACAAGAGAGTAGAGAAAAATGCTTCCAGGATgatgtgaagtgtctcgggtaaaccatagaaaggcctgtaggggcctggttatggatggggagttgtggtgtcagtgcattgcacatgacagctagagaatggatgtgagtggacgcggcccttcttcgtctgtttctagcgctacctagctaaaGCGATAAACGGCAAtcaagtctcatatatatatatatatatatatatatatatatatatatatatatatatatatatatatatatatatatatgtgtttgtgtgtgtgtttgtgtgtgtgtgt is a window of Panulirus ornatus isolate Po-2019 chromosome 22, ASM3632096v1, whole genome shotgun sequence DNA encoding:
- the LOC139756636 gene encoding oplophorus-luciferin 2-monooxygenase non-catalytic subunit-like, with translation MDRLRAWGTFKMHTHTVHSKATEMTRRGNRLHCKIVDPKKKRMLKSLLLLVALVSGSRCSPASDNSPKEHRSNWPCPVDVEIRPCVCTTDADFNLYMDCSDVTSVDQLATVFSQDLPFPDFRTLTIIPASPFSPLDALPAGVFGIATFQHVVISGTYISTVEEETFVNSHETLLSLDLSNNQLSSFPFETIPLFTHLWKFTLANNYLIDLAGEFPDIVSNSIRTLSLAGNRGLTLTETTFSQLKILEELYLQDMGMSTIPSNVFSQLNHVHTLDLSSNDFSGELIENFINPPVHTLRTINLRNNKIRGIHPTAITGVDRNAVIDFRNNLILELNKNKWKPLLDSIISDDSIDLRDNHELLCGCDVYWLVAYQDEMAKIHDDTICASGARLKDLPLSFFQQHCPGGPVRW
- the LOC139756637 gene encoding oplophorus-luciferin 2-monooxygenase non-catalytic subunit-like, which produces MSQPSLRSSHHLTMPGYPITTQPKQVTAIPTSFASEPSGHRDTCYDPDLIQQFEEELYALSGRRRRDNRLHCTIVDPKKKRMLKSLLLLVALVSGSRCSPASDNSPKEHRSNWPCPVDVEIRPCVCTTDADFNLYMDCSEVTSADQLATVFSQDFPFPDFQILTIIQLSPFSPLDALPAGVFGIATFQHVVISGTYISTVEEETFSNSHETLLTLDLSNNQLSSFPFESIPLFTHLWKFTLANNYLIDFPNIVSDSIRSLSLAQNTGLSLTETAFNQVRLLEELYLEEMQLGSVPPNMLSHLNHIHTVELSYNGLTGELIENLINPPVRSLRKLHLHNNQIRGIHPLAIVGLDRTATIDFKANEIIKLDKENWRLLLEDIIGENVIDLRDNPLSCGCDVYWLVADRVHMAKIHKDTTCSTGVKLHDLPLSFFQNHCPGGPALW